A DNA window from Gorilla gorilla gorilla isolate KB3781 chromosome 6, NHGRI_mGorGor1-v2.1_pri, whole genome shotgun sequence contains the following coding sequences:
- the HOXA1 gene encoding homeobox protein Hox-A1 isoform X2, translating into MDNARMNSFLEYPILSSGDSGTCSARAYPSDHGITTFQSCAVSANSCGGDDRFLVGRGVQIGSPHQHHHHHHHHPQPATYQTSGNLGVSYSHSSCGPSYGSQNFSAPYSPYALNQEADPPRSLSLPCIGDIFSSADF; encoded by the exons ATGGACAATGCAAGAATGAACTCCTTCCTGGAATACCCTATACTTAGCAGTGGCGACTCGGGGACCTGCTCAGCCCGAGCCTACCCCTCGGACCATGGGATTACAACTTTCCAGTCGTGCGCGGTCAGTGCCAACAGTTGCGGCGGCGACGACCGCTTCCTAGTGGGCAGGGGGGTGCAGATTGGTTCGccccaccagcaccaccaccaccaccatcaccacccccaGCCGGCTACCTACCAGACTTCCGGGAACCTGGGGGTGTCCTACTCCCACTCGAGTTGTGGTCCAAGCTATGGCTCACAGAACTTCAGTGCGCCTTACAGCCCCTACGCGTTAAATCAGGAAGCAGAC CCACCAAGAAGCCTGTCGCTCCCCTGCATCGGAGACATCTTCTCCAGCGCAGACTTTTGA
- the HOXA1 gene encoding homeobox protein Hox-A1 isoform X1, translating to MDNARMNSFLEYPILSSGDSGTCSARAYPSDHGITTFQSCAVSANSCGGDDRFLVGRGVQIGSPHQHHHHHHHHPQPATYQTSGNLGVSYSHSSCGPSYGSQNFSAPYSPYALNQEADVSGGYPQCAPAVYSGNLSSPMVQHHHHHQGYAGGAVGSPQYIHHSYGQEHQSLALATYNNSLSPLHASHQEACRSPASETSSPAQTFDWMKVKRNPPKTGKVGEYGYLGQPNAVRTNFTTKQLTELEKEFHFNKYLTRARRVEIAASLQLNETQVKIWFQNRRMKQKKREKEGLLPISPATPPGNDEKAEESSEKSSSSPCVPSPGSSTSDTLTTSH from the exons ATGGACAATGCAAGAATGAACTCCTTCCTGGAATACCCTATACTTAGCAGTGGCGACTCGGGGACCTGCTCAGCCCGAGCCTACCCCTCGGACCATGGGATTACAACTTTCCAGTCGTGCGCGGTCAGTGCCAACAGTTGCGGCGGCGACGACCGCTTCCTAGTGGGCAGGGGGGTGCAGATTGGTTCGccccaccagcaccaccaccaccaccatcaccacccccaGCCGGCTACCTACCAGACTTCCGGGAACCTGGGGGTGTCCTACTCCCACTCGAGTTGTGGTCCAAGCTATGGCTCACAGAACTTCAGTGCGCCTTACAGCCCCTACGCGTTAAATCAGGAAGCAGACGTAAGTGGTGGGTACCCCCAGTGCGCTCCCGCTGTTTACTCTGGAAATCTCTCATCTCCCATGgtccagcatcaccaccaccaccagggtTATGCTGGGGGCGCGGTGGGCTCGCCTCAATACATTCACCACTCATATGGACAGGAGCACCAGAGCCTGGCCCTGGCTACGTATAATAACTCCTTGTCCCCTCTCCACGCCAGCCACCAAGAAGCCTGTCGCTCCCCTGCATCGGAGACATCTTCTCCAGCGCAGACTTTTGACTGGATGAAAGTCAAAAGAAACCCTCCCAAAACAG GGAAAGTTGGAGAGTACGGCTACCTGGGTCAACCCAACGCGGTGCGTACCAACTTCACTACCAAGCAGCTCACGGAACTGGAGAAGGAGTTCCACTTCAACAAGTACCTGACGCGCGCCCGCAGAGTGGAGATCGCTGCATCCCTGCAGCTCAACGAGACCCAAGTGAAGATCTGGTTCCAGAACCGCCGAATGAAGCAAAAGAAACGTGAGAAGGAGGGTCTCTTGCCCATCTCTCCGGCCACCCCGCCAGGAAACGACGAGAAGGCCGAGGAATCCTCAGAGAAGTCCAGCTCTTCGCCCTGCGTTCCTTCCCCGGGGTCTTCTACCTCAGACACTCTGACTACCTCCCACTGA